In Trifolium pratense cultivar HEN17-A07 linkage group LG7, ARS_RC_1.1, whole genome shotgun sequence, a genomic segment contains:
- the LOC123899503 gene encoding glycogen phosphorylase 1-like isoform X1, whose protein sequence is MLTISSPLFTNSSLISFPPFPSPSHFPPFSIHFTKPPRNNNRLRASTSSSTNESTPSTSTSAITVVNTDSDNSTAFVIQARNKIGLLQVITRVFKVLGLTIDKATVEFEGDYFIKKFFVTDSHGNKIQDDENLERIKRALNEAIGGDGGDGKVSVAKSTGNRGIVVRRAGLVEGFGERKAKAERMFSLMDGFLKNDPFSLQKDILHHVEYTMARSRFSFDDYEAYQALAHSVRDRLIERWHDTHIYFKKTKSKRLYFLSLEFLMGRSLSNSVINLGIQDQYAEALNQLGFEFEVLAEQEGDASLGNGGLARFSACQMDSLATLDYPAWGYGLRYEYGLFRQIIVDGFQHEQPDYWLNFGNPWEIERIHVTYEVKFNGTVEEVDMNGEKVKVWIPGETVEAVAYDNPIPGYGTKNTINLRLWAAKPSNQFDLEAYNTGDYINSIVNRQNTEAISNVLYPDDRSHQGKEMRLKQQYFFVSASLQDIIRRFKEAHNNFDELPEQVALHLNDTHPSLSIAEIMRILVDEEHLGWSKAWNIVNKIFSFTTHTVVAEGLEKIPVDLLGSLLPRHLQILYEINSNFMEELKKKIGLDYNRLSRMSIIEEGAVKSIRMANLSIVCSHTVNGVSKVHSNTLKTKTFKDFYELWPEKFQYTTNGVTQRRWIVVSNPSLCALLSKWLGTEAWIRNADLLTGLRDHVDNTSFRHEWKMVKRLNKMRLAEYIETMSGVKVSLDAMFDVQVKRIHEYKRQLLNIFGIIHRYDCLKNMDKNDRRKVVPRVCIIGGKAAPGYEIAKKIIKLCHAVAEKVNNDADIGDLLKLVFIPDYNVSVAELVIPGADLSQHISTAGHEASGTGSMKFLMNGCLLLATADGSTVEIIEELGSDNLFLFGAKVEEVAELREKGGALKVPLQFARVLRMVRDGYFGDKDYFQSLCDTVEVGNDFYLLGSDFGSYLEAQAAADKAFVEPDKWIKMSILSAAASGRFSSDRTIREYAERTWKIDPCQCPF, encoded by the exons ATGCTAACCATTTCCTCTCCTCTCTTCACCAATTCTTCCCTAATTTCCTTCCCTCCATTTCCCTCTCCCTCACATTTCCCTCCATTTTCCATCCACTTCACCAAACCTCCACGAAACAACAACCGTCTACGAGCTTCTACTTCCAGTTCCACCAACGAATCAACTCCTTCAACTTCCACGTCAGCAATCACAGTCGTAAACACCGATTCCGACAACTCCACCGCTTTCGTAATCCAAGCTCGTAACAAGATCGGTCTTCTTCAAGTCATAACTAGGGTTTTCAAAGTCCTCGGTCTCACAATCGATAAAGCCACAGTTGAATTCGAAGGTGATTATTTCATTAAGAAATTCTTCGTCACTGATTCCCATGGGAATAAGATCCAGGATGATGAGAATTTGGAGAGGATCAAACGAGCGTTGAATGAGGCGATCGGTGGTGATGGTGGCGATGGGAAGGTTTCGGTGGCGAAGTCGACGGGGAATCGAGGAATTGTGGTGAGGAGAGCTGGATTGGTGGAAGGATTTGGGGAACGTAAGGCGAAAGCTGAGAGAATGTTTAGCTTAATGGATGGATTTCTGAAAAATGATCCTTTTAGTCTTCAGAAGGATATTCTTCATCATGTTGAGTACACTATGGCCAGATCACGGTTTAGTTTTGATGATTATGAAGCCTATCAG GCTTTAGCACATAGTGTGCGAGACCGGTTGATTGAACGCTGGCATGATACTCACATTTACTTCAAGAAGACAAAAAGCAAGCGCTTGTACTTCCTCTCACTTGAGTTTCTCATGG GTCGTTCCTTGTCAAATAGTGTCATCAATCTTGGTATTCAAGACCAATATGCTGAGGCCCTAAACCAACTTGGATTTGAGTTTGAAGTTTTGGCTGAGCAG GAAGGAGATGCGTCCCTAGGGAATGGTGGCCTTGCTCGTTTTTCAGCATGCCAAATGGATTCTTTAGCAACATTGGACTATCCTGCATGGGG TTATGGACTGCGTTACGAATATGGATTGTTTCGTCAGATCATAGTGGATGGCTTTCAACACGAACAACCTGATTATTGGCTGAACTTTGGAAACCCCTGGGAGATAGAGCGGATTCATGTAACATATGAAGTGAAG TTTAATGGGACTGTTGAAGAAGTAGACATGAATGGAGAAAAAGTTAAAGTTTGGATCCCTGGAGAGACG GTTGAAGCTGTGGCTTATGACAACCCAATACCTGGTTATGGGACAAAAAATACCATCAACCTTCGGCTATGGGCTGCTAAACCTAGTAATCAATTTGATTTG GAGGCCTATAACACTGGAGACTACATTAATTCTATTGTCAACAGACAAAATACGGAAGCTATAAGTAATGTTCTGTACCCTGACGACCGATCTCACCAG GGGAAGGAGATGAGATTgaaacaacaatatttttttgtctcGGCATCTTTACAAGATATTATCCGAAGGTTCAAAGAAGCACATAATAATTTTGATGAATTGCCAGAACAG GTTGCTCTCCATCTAAATGATACCCATCCATCCCTCTCAATTGCCGAGATTATGCGAATATTAGTTGATGAAGAGCATTTGGGCTGGAGCAAAGCATGGaacattgtaaacaaaattTTCTCTTTCACAACTCACACGGTGGTAGCTGAAGGGCTAGAGAAAATCCCTGTTGATCTTCTTGGCAGCCTTCTCCCTCGCCATTTACAG attttatatgaaataaattcaaattttatggAGGAGTTGAAGAAAAAGATTGGTTTAGATTACAACCGACTGTCCCGAATGTCTATTATTGAAGAAGGTGCTGTGAAG AGCATAAGAATGGCCAACTTGTCAATTGTTTGCTCTCATACTGTTAATGGTGTTTCAAAAGTACATTCAAATACTCTGAAAACGAAAACATTTAAG GACTTCTATGAGCTGTGGCCTGAAAAATTTCAATACACGACCAATGGTGTAACCCAG CGCCGCTGGATTGTGGTGAGCAATCCCAGTTTATGTGCTCTTTTATCAAAATGGTTAGGCACTGAAGCTTGGATCCGCAATGCTGACCTTCTGACAGGATTGAGAGATCATGTTGACAATACTAGTTTCCGACATGAATGGAAAATG GTTAAAAGGCTTAATAAAATGAGGCTTGCCGAGTACATCGAAACAATGAGTGGCGTGAAG GTCAGTTTGGATGCAATGTTTGATGTTCAGGTGAAGCGTATCCATGAATACAAAAGACAGTTGCTTAATATATTTGGAATTATCCATAGATATGATTGTCTCAAG AATATGGACAAGAATGATAGGAGGAAAGTTGTACCTCGTGTTTGCATAATTGGTGGGAAAGCAGCTCCTGGCTATGAAATTGCAAAAAAGATTATCAAACTTTGTCATGCTGTAGCAGAAAAAGTAAATAATGATGCTGATATTGGAGATCTTCTGAAATTG GTTTTTATCCCTGACTATAATGTCTCTGTTGCCGAATTGGTAATACCAGGGGCTGACCTCTCTCAGCATATAAG CACTGCAGGACATGAAGCATCTGGAACTGGAAGcatgaaatttttgatgaatGGATGTTTACTTTTAGCTACAGCAGATGGATCTACAGTAGAAATAATTGAGGAACTAGGATCGGATAACTTG TTTCTTTTTGGTGCTAAAGTGGAAGAAGTGGCGGAGCTGCGTGAGAAAGGAGGTGCTTTGAAAGTTCCTCTACAATTTGCCCGTGTGTTGAG GATGGTTCGAGATGGATATTTCGGAGATAAAGACTACTTTCAATCCTTATGTGACACGGTGGAAGTTGGCAATGATTTCTATCTTCTTGGTTCAGATTTTGGGAGTTACCTTGAGGCACAG GCTGCTGCCGATAAAGCGTTCGTTGAACCAGATAAGTGGATCAAGATGAGTATTCTCAGTGCTGCCGCCTCTGGGAGATTTAGTAGTGACAGGACCATTCGAGAGTACGCAGAGAGAACATGGAAAATTGATCCCTGCCAATGCCCTTTCTGA
- the LOC123899503 gene encoding glycogen phosphorylase 1-like isoform X2: MIGRSLSNSVINLGIQDQYAEALNQLGFEFEVLAEQEGDASLGNGGLARFSACQMDSLATLDYPAWGYGLRYEYGLFRQIIVDGFQHEQPDYWLNFGNPWEIERIHVTYEVKFNGTVEEVDMNGEKVKVWIPGETVEAVAYDNPIPGYGTKNTINLRLWAAKPSNQFDLEAYNTGDYINSIVNRQNTEAISNVLYPDDRSHQGKEMRLKQQYFFVSASLQDIIRRFKEAHNNFDELPEQVALHLNDTHPSLSIAEIMRILVDEEHLGWSKAWNIVNKIFSFTTHTVVAEGLEKIPVDLLGSLLPRHLQILYEINSNFMEELKKKIGLDYNRLSRMSIIEEGAVKSIRMANLSIVCSHTVNGVSKVHSNTLKTKTFKDFYELWPEKFQYTTNGVTQRRWIVVSNPSLCALLSKWLGTEAWIRNADLLTGLRDHVDNTSFRHEWKMVKRLNKMRLAEYIETMSGVKVSLDAMFDVQVKRIHEYKRQLLNIFGIIHRYDCLKNMDKNDRRKVVPRVCIIGGKAAPGYEIAKKIIKLCHAVAEKVNNDADIGDLLKLVFIPDYNVSVAELVIPGADLSQHISTAGHEASGTGSMKFLMNGCLLLATADGSTVEIIEELGSDNLFLFGAKVEEVAELREKGGALKVPLQFARVLRMVRDGYFGDKDYFQSLCDTVEVGNDFYLLGSDFGSYLEAQAAADKAFVEPDKWIKMSILSAAASGRFSSDRTIREYAERTWKIDPCQCPF, from the exons ATGATTG GTCGTTCCTTGTCAAATAGTGTCATCAATCTTGGTATTCAAGACCAATATGCTGAGGCCCTAAACCAACTTGGATTTGAGTTTGAAGTTTTGGCTGAGCAG GAAGGAGATGCGTCCCTAGGGAATGGTGGCCTTGCTCGTTTTTCAGCATGCCAAATGGATTCTTTAGCAACATTGGACTATCCTGCATGGGG TTATGGACTGCGTTACGAATATGGATTGTTTCGTCAGATCATAGTGGATGGCTTTCAACACGAACAACCTGATTATTGGCTGAACTTTGGAAACCCCTGGGAGATAGAGCGGATTCATGTAACATATGAAGTGAAG TTTAATGGGACTGTTGAAGAAGTAGACATGAATGGAGAAAAAGTTAAAGTTTGGATCCCTGGAGAGACG GTTGAAGCTGTGGCTTATGACAACCCAATACCTGGTTATGGGACAAAAAATACCATCAACCTTCGGCTATGGGCTGCTAAACCTAGTAATCAATTTGATTTG GAGGCCTATAACACTGGAGACTACATTAATTCTATTGTCAACAGACAAAATACGGAAGCTATAAGTAATGTTCTGTACCCTGACGACCGATCTCACCAG GGGAAGGAGATGAGATTgaaacaacaatatttttttgtctcGGCATCTTTACAAGATATTATCCGAAGGTTCAAAGAAGCACATAATAATTTTGATGAATTGCCAGAACAG GTTGCTCTCCATCTAAATGATACCCATCCATCCCTCTCAATTGCCGAGATTATGCGAATATTAGTTGATGAAGAGCATTTGGGCTGGAGCAAAGCATGGaacattgtaaacaaaattTTCTCTTTCACAACTCACACGGTGGTAGCTGAAGGGCTAGAGAAAATCCCTGTTGATCTTCTTGGCAGCCTTCTCCCTCGCCATTTACAG attttatatgaaataaattcaaattttatggAGGAGTTGAAGAAAAAGATTGGTTTAGATTACAACCGACTGTCCCGAATGTCTATTATTGAAGAAGGTGCTGTGAAG AGCATAAGAATGGCCAACTTGTCAATTGTTTGCTCTCATACTGTTAATGGTGTTTCAAAAGTACATTCAAATACTCTGAAAACGAAAACATTTAAG GACTTCTATGAGCTGTGGCCTGAAAAATTTCAATACACGACCAATGGTGTAACCCAG CGCCGCTGGATTGTGGTGAGCAATCCCAGTTTATGTGCTCTTTTATCAAAATGGTTAGGCACTGAAGCTTGGATCCGCAATGCTGACCTTCTGACAGGATTGAGAGATCATGTTGACAATACTAGTTTCCGACATGAATGGAAAATG GTTAAAAGGCTTAATAAAATGAGGCTTGCCGAGTACATCGAAACAATGAGTGGCGTGAAG GTCAGTTTGGATGCAATGTTTGATGTTCAGGTGAAGCGTATCCATGAATACAAAAGACAGTTGCTTAATATATTTGGAATTATCCATAGATATGATTGTCTCAAG AATATGGACAAGAATGATAGGAGGAAAGTTGTACCTCGTGTTTGCATAATTGGTGGGAAAGCAGCTCCTGGCTATGAAATTGCAAAAAAGATTATCAAACTTTGTCATGCTGTAGCAGAAAAAGTAAATAATGATGCTGATATTGGAGATCTTCTGAAATTG GTTTTTATCCCTGACTATAATGTCTCTGTTGCCGAATTGGTAATACCAGGGGCTGACCTCTCTCAGCATATAAG CACTGCAGGACATGAAGCATCTGGAACTGGAAGcatgaaatttttgatgaatGGATGTTTACTTTTAGCTACAGCAGATGGATCTACAGTAGAAATAATTGAGGAACTAGGATCGGATAACTTG TTTCTTTTTGGTGCTAAAGTGGAAGAAGTGGCGGAGCTGCGTGAGAAAGGAGGTGCTTTGAAAGTTCCTCTACAATTTGCCCGTGTGTTGAG GATGGTTCGAGATGGATATTTCGGAGATAAAGACTACTTTCAATCCTTATGTGACACGGTGGAAGTTGGCAATGATTTCTATCTTCTTGGTTCAGATTTTGGGAGTTACCTTGAGGCACAG GCTGCTGCCGATAAAGCGTTCGTTGAACCAGATAAGTGGATCAAGATGAGTATTCTCAGTGCTGCCGCCTCTGGGAGATTTAGTAGTGACAGGACCATTCGAGAGTACGCAGAGAGAACATGGAAAATTGATCCCTGCCAATGCCCTTTCTGA
- the LOC123898329 gene encoding dnaJ homolog subfamily B member 4-like yields the protein MGLDYYEILEVERNATEEELKKAYRKLAMKWHPDKNPNNNKDAEIKFKLISEAYEVLSDPQKRAIYDQYGESGLKNGMAPTDEGAATYFQTPDGRRFRFNPRSANGIFAEAFGFSSPCGGMGMRGGGCRGMRGRSWVSSAFGDIFGQDMFAESRQASQASQVPRRKAPPIENKLPCSLEELYKGTTKKMKISREIAYASGKTLPAEEILTIEIQPGWKKGTKITFPEKGNEQPNVTAADIVFIIDEKPHSVFTREGNDLVVTHKISFAESESLTRSYTFQLTTLDGRDLTIAINNLIDPTYEEVVAGEGMPISKKPSQKGNLRIKFNITFPSMVEAETESQN from the exons ATGGGTTTGGATTACTATGAAATTTTGGAGGTTGAAAGGAATGCAACAGAAGAAGAGTTGAAAAAAGCTTACAGAAAACTTGCTATGAAATGGCACCCTGATAAAAATCCCAACAATAACAAAGATGCTGAGATTAAATTCAAACTCATATCTGAAGCATATGAG GTTCTAAGTGATCCACAAAAGAGAGCGATTTATGATCAATATGGAGAAAGCGGCCTTAAAAACGGAATGGCACCAACAGATGAAGGTGCAGCTACATACTTCCAAACTCCAGATGGCAGAAGGTTTAGATTCAATCCCAGAAGTGCAAATGGCATCTTTGCAGAAGCTTTTGGTTTTTCAAGCCCATGTGGAGGAATGGGAATGAGGGGTGGCGGCTGCAGAGGCATGAGGGGTCGTTCGTGGGTGTCAAGTGCCTTCGGTGATATTTTTGGCCAAGACATGTTCGCAGAAAGCAGACAAGCAAGCCAAGCGAGCCAAGTTCCAAGGCGCAAGGCACCTCCCATTGAAAATAAATTACCTTGCAGCCTTGAGGAGCTTTATAAAGGTACTACCAAAAAGATGAAGATCTCAAGGGAAATTGCATACGCAAGCGG CAAAACTCTACCTGCGGAGGAAATCTTAACAATTGAAATCCAACCAGGCTggaaaaaaggaacaaaaatcACATTCCCAGAGAAAGGAAATGAGCAACCAAATGTTACTGCTGCAGATATTGTATTCATTATTGATGAGAAACCACACAGTGTATTTACAAGAGAAGGTAATGATTTGGTTGTGACACACAAGATATCATTTGCAGAAAGTGAATCTCTAACCAGAAGCTACACCTTCCAACTTACTACTTTGGATGGAAGGGATTTGACCATTGCCATAAACAATTTAATCGATCCAACCTATGAAGAAGTTGTCGCCGGAGAAGGGATGCCAATTTCCAAAAAGCCTTCACAGAAGGGTAATCTTAGGATCAAATTCAACATCACATTCCCAAGCATGGTTGAAGCTGAAACAGAAAGCCAGAATTAA
- the LOC123899502 gene encoding dnaJ homolog subfamily B member 13-like → MGVDYYKILQVDKNATDEELKKAYRKLAMKWHPDKNPTNKKEAESKFKEISEAYEVLSDPQKKAIYDQYGEEGLKGQVPPPQGGAGGASFFQSGDGPTTFRFNPRNADDIFAEFFGFSSPFGGMGNGGNGMRGGSRSFGGMFGGDDIFSQFNEGRPMQHQGPRKAAPIEKRLPCSLEELYKGTTKKMKISREIADASGKTMLVEEIIPIEIKPGWKKGTKITFPEKGNEQPNVIPADLVFVIDEKPHSVFKRDDNDLVMTHKISLAEALTGGYNVRLTTLDGRVLNIPINNIIHPNYEEIVPKEGMPIQKDPTKKGNLRIKFNIKFPARLTSEQKAGIKRLLTQ, encoded by the exons ATGGGAGTGGACTACTACAAGATTTTGCAGGTCGACAAGAATGCAACAGATGAAGAATTGAAGAAAGCATATAGAAAACTTGCCATGAAGTGGCACCCTGATAAGAATCCAACCAATAAGAAAGAAGCTGAATCCAAATTCAAAGAGATTTCTGAAGCATACGAG GTTCTAAGTGATCCACAAAAGAAAGCAATTTATGATCAATATGGAGAAGAAGGGCTTAAAGGGCAAGTGCCCCCTCCACAAGGTGGTGCAGGTGGGGCTTCATTCTTCCAAAGTGGAGATGGGCCAACAACATTTAGGTTCAATCCAAGAAATGCAGATGATATATTTGCagagttttttgggttttcaagcCCATTTGGAGGAATGGGTAATGGTGGGAATGGAATGAGAGGTGGGTCTAGATCCTTTGGTGGAATGTTTGGTGGTGATGAtatattttctcaatttaatGAAGGTAGGCCTATGCAGCATCAAGGACCTCGCAAGGCAGCTCCTATTGAGAAAAGATTGCCTTGTAGCCTTGAGGAGCTCTATAAAGGGACCACTAAAAAGATGAAGATTTCAAGGGAAATTGCAGATGCAAGTGG AAAAACTATGCTGGTGGAAGAAATCATACCAATTGAAATCAAACCCGGATggaaaaaaggaacaaaaataACATTCCCTGAGAAAGGAAATGAGCAACCAAATGTGATACCAGCAGATCTTGTATTTGTCATTGATGAAAAACCTCACAGTGTATTTAAAAGAGATGATAATGATTTGGTTATGACACATAAAATATCTCTTGCAGAAGCATTAACAGGTGGTTACAATGTTCGTCTCACAACACTAGATGGAAGAGTTCTGAACATTCCTATAAACAATATAATTCATCCAAACTATGAAGAGATTGTTCCAAAGGAAGGTATGCCTATTCAAAAAGATCCTACAAAGAAGGGTAATCTTAGgatcaaatttaatattaagtTTCCAGCAAGGTTGACATCTGAGCAGAAAGCTGGAATCAAGAGACTTCTGACACAGTAG